One stretch of Lagenorhynchus albirostris chromosome 13, mLagAlb1.1, whole genome shotgun sequence DNA includes these proteins:
- the ODC1 gene encoding ornithine decarboxylase — protein sequence MNNFSNEEFDCHFLDEGFTAKDILDQKINEVSSSDDKDAFYVADLGDILKKHLRWFKALPRVTPFYAVKCNDSRTIVKTLAAIGTGFDCASKTEIQLVQSLGVPPERIIYANPCKQVSQIKYAANNGVQMMTFDSEVELMKVARAHPKAKLVLRIATDDSKAVCRLSVKFGATLKTSRLLLERAKELDIDVIGVSFHVGSGCTDPETFVQAISDARCVFDMGAEVGFNMYLLDIGGGFPGSEDVKLKFEEITSVINPALDKYFPSDSGVRIIAEPGRYYVASAFTLAVNIIAKKRVLKEQTGSDDEDESSEQTFMYYVNDGVYGSFNCILYDHAHVKPLLQKRPKPDEKYYSSSIWGPTCDGLDRIVERCNLPEMHVGDWMLFENMGAYTVAAASTFNGFQRPTIYYVMSGPTWQLMQQIQNHDFPPGVEEQDIGTLPVSCAWESGMKRHPAACASARINV from the exons GACGATAAGGATGCCTTCTATGTTGCGGACCTGGGAGACATCCTGAAGAAACATCTGAGATGGTTTAAAGCTCTTCCTCGGGTCACCCCCTTTTATGCAGTCAAATGCAATGATAGCAGAACCATAGTGAAGACCCTGGCTGCCATAGGGACGGGATTTGACTGTGCCAGCAAG ACTGAAATCCAGTTGGTGCAGAGTCTCGGGGTGCCTCCAGAGAGGATTATCTATGCAAATCCTTGTAAACAAGTGTCTCAGATTAAATACGCTGCCAATAATGGAGTCCAGATGATGACTTTTGATAGTGAAGTTGAGTTGATGAAAGTTGCCAGGGCACATCCAAAGGCCAA GTTGGTTTTGCGGATTGCCACTGATGATTCCAAAGCAGTCTGTCGCCTCAGTGTCAAATTTGGTGCCACACTCAAAACCAGCAGGCTTCTTTTGGAACGGGCGAAAGAGCTGGATATTGATGTCATTGGTGTCAG CTTCCATGTGGGAAGTGGTTGTACTGATCCGGAGACCTTCGTGCAGGCCATCTCTGATGCCCGCTGTGTCTTTGACATGGGA GCTGAGGTTGGTTTCAACATGTATCTGCTTGATATCGGTGGTGGCTTTCCCGGATCTGAGGATGTAAAGCTTAAATTTGAAGAG ATTACCAGTGTAATCAACCCGGCGTTGGACAAGTATTTTCCATCGGACTCTGGAGTTAGGATCATAGCTGAGCCAGGCAGATACTATGTTGCATCAGCTTTCACACTAGCAGTTAATATCATTGCCAAAAAACGTGTATTAAAGGAACAGACAGGCTCTGATG ATGAAGATGAGTCAAGTGAACAGACGTTTATGTATTACGTGAACGATGGAGTGTATGGATCTTTCAACTGCATCCTCTACGATCACGCGCACGTGAAGCCTCTTCTGCAGAAG AGACCCAAACCAGATGAGAAGTATTATTCGTCCAGCATCTGGGGACCGACCTGTGATGGCCTGGATCGCATTGTTGAGCGCTGTAACTTGCCCGAGATGCATGTGGGCGATTGGATGCTCTTTGAAAACATGGGTGCTTACACTGTCGCTGCTGCTTCTACTTTCAATGGATTCCAGAGACCAACCATCTATTATGTGATGTCAGGGCCAACATG GCAACTGATGCAGCAAATCCAGAACCATGACTTCCCCCCCGGCGTAGAGGAGCAGGACATCGGCACCCTGCCTGTGTCCTGTGCTTGGGAGAGTGGAATGAAACGGCACCCAGCAGCCTGCGCTTCAGCTCGTATTAATGTGTAG